A section of the Leptospira terpstrae serovar Hualin str. LT 11-33 = ATCC 700639 genome encodes:
- the pnp gene encoding polyribonucleotide nucleotidyltransferase — MATELTGTWGRDSITIETGKWAKQAHGSVVYKTGNLVLLATVCAAEEPKEGQDFFPLTCEYTEKAYSVGRFPGGYFKREAKPAEHEVLLSRILDRPIRPMFPEGYFSEVQLLVQVLSADKQVSVQGHAINAASAALSVSSIPFAGPIAGARIGRIAGEFILNPTNEEITRSDLDLVVAGTKEAIVMIEGEASEISKEDMMSALRFAQEQLKIAVEMQETLATKNGTVKKEVVLKTPDKELHKKIREFAYDRLAAANKNSDKAKRNDDIKAINKETVEHFKTLLAPEDKSKDIKHFLHELEYEVVRELVLNDGIRFDGRKTNEIRQISCEIDVLPGPHGSAVFTRGQTQSLGVVTLGTTSDNQRYETLEGSKEKNFMLHYNFPAFSVGEVRRNSGPGRREIGHGNLAERAIKKVLPTQTDFPYVIRIVSEILESNGSSSMASVCSGTLALMAGGVPISGPVSGIAMGLFSDEKGRFAVLSDIAGIEDHFGDMDFKLAGTKKGITAFQMDLKVNGLGLEVLQKAIEQAEVGRDHILGEMNKAISSVKGNLSLNAPRITLKQIPKDRIGELIGPGGKMIRAIIEQSGSEISVDDTGKVTIASPSEEAKEKAIAMIDGIFEEIEVGKIYDGVIKRIADFGAFVEILPGKEGLCHISKLDVKRVQSVRDIVSEGDKIQVKVISVDKMGKIDLSRKDVLLDN; from the coding sequence ATGGCTACAGAGTTGACTGGTACTTGGGGTAGAGACTCTATCACCATTGAGACCGGCAAGTGGGCGAAACAAGCTCACGGGTCGGTTGTATACAAAACCGGAAATTTAGTTCTCCTTGCCACAGTTTGTGCGGCAGAAGAACCAAAAGAAGGACAAGATTTTTTCCCACTTACTTGCGAATACACTGAGAAAGCCTACTCGGTAGGTCGTTTTCCTGGTGGATACTTCAAACGTGAAGCAAAACCCGCAGAACACGAAGTATTACTTTCCCGTATCTTAGATCGTCCCATTCGTCCTATGTTTCCAGAAGGATACTTCTCTGAAGTACAACTTCTCGTACAAGTATTATCCGCAGACAAACAAGTTTCTGTCCAAGGACATGCGATTAACGCAGCTTCGGCGGCACTTTCCGTTTCTTCCATTCCTTTTGCAGGCCCTATTGCTGGTGCTCGTATCGGAAGGATCGCTGGTGAATTTATTCTAAACCCCACAAACGAAGAAATCACAAGATCTGATTTGGATTTGGTAGTTGCCGGAACCAAAGAAGCCATTGTGATGATCGAAGGGGAAGCAAGCGAAATCTCAAAAGAAGATATGATGTCTGCTCTCCGTTTTGCACAAGAACAGCTAAAAATTGCTGTCGAAATGCAAGAGACTTTGGCTACGAAAAATGGAACGGTGAAAAAAGAAGTCGTTCTAAAAACTCCAGACAAAGAACTTCATAAAAAAATTCGTGAGTTCGCATACGACCGTTTGGCGGCTGCAAACAAAAACTCTGACAAAGCAAAACGTAATGATGACATCAAAGCCATCAATAAAGAAACAGTAGAACATTTTAAAACGTTACTTGCACCAGAAGACAAATCAAAAGATATCAAACATTTTCTACATGAATTAGAATACGAAGTGGTCCGCGAACTCGTGCTAAACGATGGAATTCGTTTTGACGGTCGTAAAACCAACGAAATTCGCCAAATTTCTTGTGAAATTGACGTTCTTCCTGGACCTCATGGATCAGCAGTATTCACCCGTGGACAAACCCAATCGCTTGGTGTTGTGACTCTAGGAACTACTTCTGACAACCAAAGGTACGAAACTTTGGAAGGTTCGAAAGAAAAGAACTTTATGTTGCACTACAATTTCCCAGCATTTTCTGTTGGAGAAGTGCGTCGAAACTCAGGTCCTGGCCGACGTGAAATTGGTCACGGAAACTTGGCGGAACGTGCGATCAAAAAAGTGCTCCCGACTCAAACGGATTTTCCTTATGTGATTCGTATTGTTTCTGAAATTTTAGAATCCAATGGTTCTTCTTCTATGGCTTCCGTTTGTTCGGGAACCTTGGCCCTTATGGCTGGGGGTGTTCCCATTTCGGGTCCTGTGTCTGGAATTGCTATGGGTCTTTTTAGTGATGAAAAAGGCCGGTTTGCCGTCCTTTCTGACATTGCTGGAATTGAAGACCACTTCGGCGATATGGACTTCAAACTTGCAGGAACCAAAAAAGGAATCACTGCTTTCCAAATGGACTTAAAAGTCAATGGACTAGGTCTCGAAGTTTTACAGAAAGCCATTGAACAAGCAGAAGTGGGTCGTGACCATATCCTTGGGGAAATGAACAAAGCGATTTCTTCTGTGAAAGGCAATTTGAGTTTAAATGCTCCTCGTATCACTCTCAAACAAATTCCAAAAGATCGCATTGGCGAACTCATTGGTCCTGGTGGTAAAATGATCCGTGCGATCATCGAACAATCTGGATCGGAGATATCTGTGGATGACACAGGAAAGGTAACGATTGCTTCTCCAAGTGAAGAAGCAAAAGAAAAAGCCATTGCCATGATCGACGGAATCTTTGAAGAAATCGAAGTAGGCAAAATCTATGATGGTGTCATCAAACGAATTGCTGATTTTGGTGCTTTTGTCGAAATTTTGCCAGGAAAAGAAGGTCTCTGTCATATCTCCAAACTAGATGTGAAACGAGTACAATCGGTTCGTGACATTGTTTCCGAAGGAGACAAAATCCAAGTGAAGGTGATTTCCGTTGATAAAATGGGAAAAATCGACCTTTCCAGAAAGGATGTTCTTCTAGACAACTAA
- the rpsO gene encoding 30S ribosomal protein S15 — protein sequence MITKEQKQQIIATFGSKPNDSGSAEVQIALLDSRIKDLTEHFKANKKDFHSRRGLIAMVNQRKSLLEYLKRSNLESYKKLIEKLGLRK from the coding sequence ATGATCACAAAAGAACAAAAACAGCAGATCATTGCTACTTTCGGTAGCAAACCAAACGACTCAGGTTCTGCAGAAGTACAAATCGCTCTTCTCGACTCTCGTATCAAAGACCTTACTGAACACTTCAAAGCGAACAAGAAGGACTTTCACTCTCGCCGCGGATTAATCGCTATGGTGAACCAGAGAAAGAGTTTGTTGGAATACCTAAAACGTTCCAACCTAGAAAGTTATAAAAAGCTGATTGAAAAACTCGGCCTTAGGAAATAA
- the truB gene encoding tRNA pseudouridine(55) synthase TruB has product MAHKPYQSGFLFVYKPPGITSSDLVLKTKRLLKQKSVGHTGTLDRFAEGLLILPCGDYTAFSQVFLGKDKTYYAEVVVGLRTDSGDPEGVVEVEERETIQSVWESTFPTERLERELSELTKLKIQKAPKISALKVGGKRQSDLVREGALVEEKERSISIYKVADIQKTSSGFSFRIHVSSGTYIRKIVLDLSDQWGIPLSLGRLVRESIGEFHLDGVKPLEEITYLDLRTWKEVFPLPVRIADEAEKKAVVHGGYIWDKLPKADENGFYIVDSDESTILAWCTYDGKPDHIPYRYRKVFFDPSLKIMFSK; this is encoded by the coding sequence ATGGCTCATAAACCTTACCAATCCGGATTCTTATTTGTCTACAAACCTCCGGGCATTACGAGTTCCGATTTGGTTCTCAAAACCAAACGTTTGTTAAAACAAAAGTCTGTCGGCCACACCGGAACTCTCGACCGGTTTGCCGAAGGACTACTGATTTTACCTTGCGGCGACTATACTGCCTTCTCCCAAGTATTTCTTGGAAAAGACAAAACCTATTATGCGGAAGTGGTTGTGGGGCTGCGAACCGATTCCGGGGATCCCGAAGGAGTTGTGGAAGTGGAGGAAAGGGAAACTATCCAATCCGTTTGGGAATCCACATTTCCCACGGAACGATTGGAACGGGAACTTTCAGAACTCACGAAGCTAAAGATCCAAAAAGCCCCGAAAATATCTGCCCTCAAAGTGGGAGGAAAACGCCAATCGGATCTAGTGCGGGAAGGGGCCCTTGTGGAAGAAAAGGAAAGATCCATTTCTATCTACAAAGTGGCCGACATCCAAAAAACAAGTTCTGGTTTTTCCTTTCGAATCCATGTGAGCTCCGGAACATACATCCGTAAAATTGTTTTGGATTTGTCAGACCAGTGGGGAATCCCGCTTTCTCTTGGACGATTGGTACGAGAATCCATTGGAGAATTCCACTTGGACGGGGTAAAACCCTTAGAAGAAATTACCTACCTGGACTTACGAACCTGGAAGGAAGTGTTCCCACTTCCCGTGCGGATTGCCGATGAGGCAGAAAAAAAGGCCGTGGTCCACGGGGGGTACATTTGGGACAAACTCCCAAAGGCCGATGAAAATGGGTTTTATATTGTAGACTCAGATGAATCTACAATCCTTGCCTGGTGTACTTACGATGGGAAACCGGACCACATTCCCTACCGTTACAGAAAAGTATTTTTTGACCCTTCCTTAAAAATTATGTTTTCTAAATGA
- the rbfA gene encoding 30S ribosome-binding factor RbfA, with product MNPIRMKKLESEIIRLISTAILEGKVKDPRVFLPSFHRIEISEDLKYAKVYFTALCNNNERKKLTQGLVSCAGFLSSLVGKNLHLHTNPKFSFVWDNNYIKSLEVNRLIDESAPKTLFEELHPSENEEDEDTEEETEDENVNESEDDSKTNSDSKTT from the coding sequence ATGAATCCTATTCGAATGAAAAAACTCGAATCGGAGATCATTCGCCTCATCTCCACCGCAATTTTAGAAGGCAAGGTAAAGGACCCTCGGGTCTTTTTGCCAAGTTTTCATCGAATTGAGATCAGTGAAGATCTCAAGTATGCAAAGGTTTACTTCACTGCTCTTTGTAATAACAACGAAAGAAAAAAACTCACACAAGGACTTGTCTCTTGTGCGGGTTTTCTCTCTTCCCTTGTCGGAAAGAACCTCCACCTTCATACCAATCCCAAGTTTAGTTTTGTCTGGGACAATAACTACATCAAAAGTTTGGAAGTGAATCGCCTGATCGATGAATCCGCTCCTAAAACTTTGTTTGAAGAACTCCATCCGTCTGAAAACGAAGAAGATGAGGATACTGAAGAAGAAACAGAGGATGAAAATGTTAACGAATCAGAAGATGATTCAAAAACAAATTCAGATTCAAAAACAACTTAG
- the infB gene encoding translation initiation factor IF-2: MEEQKSIKETLQQGASGDKTKKKLVIKKKAAPADEKKESSSSPQAAEAVKTSSSASDKKKDLNELIREEAKRQGLGSGPQAPSQASPIVSRPERKPEPQPERERPPMDRKPESILSGDTSSPNYRQGGGPGQGQGGGNQGYFRKEDRNPIVSRPTTPRPPRPEGQGTGYQGNRGPGQGGGYQGNRGPGQGGPGGYQGNRGPGQGGPGGYQGNRGPGQGGPGGYQGNRGPGQGGPGGYQGNRGPGQGGPGGYQGNRGARPIGQGGPGTGRPPGDSPFGAPGGPPGAGGPGGAKKRVFDKEKGGREENENTKFFKQSFRKQKAQAAALAAVPKEISILENIQVGEIAKKLNLKPGEVISKLMKMGMMVTINNVIDAETASILADDYGCKVKIVSLYDETVIEEEKDAPEDYITRPPVVTIMGHVDHGKTKLLDTIRSSRVAEGESGGITQHIGAYQVETNRGRVAFLDTPGHEAFTSMRARGASVTDIVVLVVAADDGVMPQTIEAINHAKEAEVPIIVAVNKIDLPAANPEKVRQELSNYGLQPEEWGGTTIFCDISAKNNIGIDKLLEMLLIQAELLDHKSNPKRKAKGTIVEAKLDPGRGAVATVLIQNGTLRVGDAFVAGVHAGRVRAMYDDLGRSIKEAGPSFPALVTGLDGVPDAGAPFDVVIDDKEARTISHSRQEYERLGQSKNAATRVTLDNMSEIIKQGALKELKVIIKADVRGSTEAVKEALEKLSTADVRLNVIHAGTGAIVDSDIILASASNAIVIGFHTRANPKTVSLAEKEKVEIKYYSIIYDVVNEVKASMEGMLEPEKVENVIGKVEIRDVFKISKVGNIAGCMVKSGKVTKQAHVRVISSETGEITWEGKIKNLKRMKDDVADVLTGFECGILLDGFNDFVVGDEIEAYEIREIARKL, encoded by the coding sequence ATGGAAGAGCAAAAATCGATTAAAGAAACCCTCCAGCAGGGAGCCAGTGGTGACAAAACCAAGAAAAAGCTTGTCATCAAGAAAAAAGCGGCGCCTGCAGATGAGAAAAAAGAATCCAGTTCTAGCCCACAAGCGGCAGAAGCGGTGAAAACCTCTTCCTCAGCTTCGGACAAGAAAAAGGATTTAAATGAACTCATTCGTGAGGAAGCCAAAAGACAGGGACTCGGTTCCGGTCCACAAGCTCCTTCCCAAGCATCACCAATTGTGTCTCGTCCGGAAAGAAAACCGGAACCACAACCTGAAAGAGAAAGACCTCCTATGGACCGCAAACCGGAATCCATCCTCTCCGGTGATACTTCTTCTCCTAACTACCGCCAAGGCGGTGGTCCTGGCCAAGGCCAAGGAGGAGGAAACCAAGGTTATTTTAGAAAAGAAGATCGTAACCCGATTGTGTCTAGGCCTACCACTCCTCGTCCCCCAAGACCGGAAGGGCAAGGAACTGGATACCAAGGAAACCGTGGCCCAGGACAGGGTGGCGGATACCAAGGAAATCGCGGACCTGGACAAGGTGGCCCTGGTGGATACCAAGGAAATCGTGGACCCGGACAAGGTGGCCCTGGTGGATACCAAGGAAATCGTGGACCTGGACAAGGTGGTCCTGGTGGATACCAAGGAAATCGTGGACCCGGACAAGGTGGTCCTGGTGGATACCAAGGAAATCGTGGACCTGGACAAGGTGGTCCTGGTGGATACCAAGGAAATCGTGGGGCAAGACCCATTGGTCAAGGTGGACCAGGTACGGGAAGACCTCCTGGAGATTCTCCTTTCGGAGCTCCCGGTGGACCGCCTGGTGCAGGCGGCCCTGGTGGTGCGAAAAAGAGAGTCTTTGATAAAGAAAAAGGCGGAAGAGAAGAAAACGAGAATACTAAGTTTTTCAAACAATCTTTCCGCAAACAAAAGGCTCAGGCTGCAGCTCTTGCCGCTGTCCCAAAAGAAATCTCCATTTTGGAAAACATCCAAGTGGGAGAGATCGCTAAAAAACTGAATTTAAAACCAGGGGAAGTCATCAGTAAACTCATGAAAATGGGGATGATGGTAACCATCAATAATGTGATCGATGCAGAAACGGCATCTATCCTTGCAGACGATTACGGTTGTAAGGTGAAGATTGTTTCCCTTTATGACGAAACCGTCATTGAAGAAGAAAAGGATGCACCAGAAGATTATATCACTCGTCCTCCAGTAGTGACTATCATGGGTCACGTAGACCATGGTAAAACGAAACTTTTGGATACCATTCGTTCGTCTCGAGTGGCGGAAGGAGAGTCAGGTGGAATCACTCAGCACATTGGTGCCTACCAAGTAGAAACCAACCGTGGAAGGGTAGCTTTCCTTGATACTCCTGGTCACGAAGCCTTTACTTCCATGAGAGCACGTGGTGCCTCGGTGACTGACATTGTTGTACTTGTGGTTGCTGCCGATGACGGGGTAATGCCTCAAACCATTGAAGCGATCAACCACGCCAAAGAAGCAGAAGTGCCAATCATTGTGGCGGTAAACAAAATTGATTTGCCAGCCGCTAACCCAGAGAAGGTGAGACAAGAACTATCCAACTACGGATTACAACCAGAGGAATGGGGTGGAACTACCATCTTCTGTGATATCTCCGCTAAAAATAATATTGGAATTGATAAACTTCTCGAGATGCTACTCATCCAAGCAGAACTTCTCGATCACAAATCCAATCCAAAACGAAAAGCAAAAGGAACCATCGTCGAAGCAAAACTCGATCCAGGTCGTGGTGCTGTGGCAACGGTTCTTATCCAAAACGGAACACTCCGTGTGGGTGATGCCTTTGTTGCCGGAGTACACGCAGGTCGTGTGCGAGCGATGTATGACGATCTTGGTCGTTCGATCAAAGAAGCAGGTCCTTCCTTTCCAGCTCTCGTAACGGGACTCGATGGAGTTCCTGATGCAGGAGCTCCGTTTGATGTGGTGATCGATGACAAAGAAGCACGCACCATTTCTCATAGCCGTCAAGAGTATGAAAGACTAGGCCAATCGAAAAATGCGGCCACTCGTGTCACTCTCGACAACATGAGCGAGATCATCAAACAAGGTGCTCTGAAAGAACTCAAAGTCATCATCAAAGCGGACGTTCGCGGATCTACGGAAGCGGTGAAAGAAGCCCTAGAAAAACTATCTACGGCAGATGTTCGTTTGAACGTAATTCATGCTGGAACGGGTGCGATCGTTGATTCTGATATCATCTTGGCATCAGCATCCAATGCGATTGTAATTGGTTTCCATACTCGTGCGAATCCAAAAACAGTTTCACTCGCTGAAAAAGAAAAAGTAGAAATCAAATACTACAGTATCATTTACGATGTAGTAAACGAAGTAAAAGCATCCATGGAAGGAATGCTTGAACCAGAAAAAGTAGAAAACGTAATCGGAAAGGTAGAAATCCGAGACGTATTCAAAATTTCCAAAGTGGGTAACATTGCAGGTTGTATGGTGAAATCCGGTAAGGTCACCAAACAGGCGCACGTTCGAGTGATCTCGAGCGAAACAGGGGAAATCACTTGGGAAGGTAAGATCAAAAACCTCAAACGTATGAAAGACGATGTGGCAGATGTTCTGACCGGGTTTGAGTGCGGGATCTTACTTGATGGATTCAATGACTTTGTTGTGGGTGATGAGATCGAAGCTTACGAGATCCGAGAGATTGCTCGTAAACTGTAA
- the nusA gene encoding transcription termination factor NusA, which yields MATKQATKETGLFEAIQQFCQDKSLDRELVLGVIRDSLLAAYRKKVGLEAETDDRCQVDFGSDNKNEIIISVLRDVVEDKTTNPLEISLEEASKLDPAAQVGTQMRVFEKPQDLSRVLSSQAKQMVFQRLRDMEKELLYQEYKSKEGELTHGYFQRWKKDIMSIDLGKVEGIMLKKDQNPGEKYRQGDRLKAIISRVELRPREPMPVITLSRASGDFVKKLFEMEIPEVYDGIVEIRDVARIPSYRTKVVVTTSKSDVDPVGACVGMKGVRIQAIVRELGNERIDIVLHSDEPSIFIANAISPAKPVEVHVDRKRGDALVIVPDESLSLAIGINGSNVKLVSQLSGFKIDIKTVSQYNQELASPEAREKLDRLFNAQQEAMEESDDQYNEGGDEEEEDSGFTPLSEVPGLTPRIVGLLEAGGIKNVETLLEFSQEELSKISGIGKTTAEQILRLLRESIEWVEEG from the coding sequence ATGGCGACAAAACAAGCAACGAAAGAAACTGGGCTATTCGAAGCCATCCAACAATTCTGTCAGGACAAATCTCTTGATAGAGAACTCGTACTCGGTGTCATCCGAGACTCACTTCTCGCCGCCTATCGCAAAAAAGTCGGTTTGGAAGCAGAGACAGATGACCGTTGCCAAGTAGACTTCGGTTCCGACAACAAAAACGAAATCATCATCTCTGTCCTTCGTGACGTGGTAGAAGATAAAACAACAAACCCTCTAGAGATCTCTCTCGAAGAAGCAAGCAAATTGGATCCTGCTGCACAAGTAGGAACCCAGATGCGAGTGTTTGAAAAACCACAAGACCTTTCTCGGGTCCTTTCTAGCCAAGCCAAACAAATGGTCTTCCAACGTTTGCGCGATATGGAAAAGGAATTACTCTACCAAGAGTATAAATCCAAAGAAGGGGAACTGACTCACGGGTATTTCCAACGTTGGAAAAAAGACATCATGTCCATCGACCTGGGTAAGGTGGAAGGGATCATGTTGAAAAAGGACCAAAACCCTGGAGAAAAATACCGCCAAGGGGATCGTCTCAAAGCAATCATCTCTCGTGTGGAATTAAGACCTCGCGAACCAATGCCTGTCATCACACTCTCTCGTGCATCGGGTGACTTTGTGAAAAAACTCTTCGAGATGGAAATTCCCGAAGTTTATGATGGCATTGTGGAAATTCGCGACGTAGCGCGCATTCCATCTTACAGAACTAAGGTGGTCGTTACCACAAGTAAATCGGATGTAGATCCTGTGGGAGCTTGTGTGGGTATGAAGGGAGTTCGGATCCAAGCCATCGTAAGAGAACTTGGAAATGAAAGAATCGACATCGTCCTTCATTCTGACGAACCAAGTATTTTTATCGCCAATGCCATTTCTCCTGCCAAACCAGTGGAAGTGCATGTGGACAGAAAGAGAGGAGATGCTCTAGTCATCGTTCCTGACGAATCTCTTTCTCTTGCCATCGGAATCAACGGATCCAACGTAAAATTGGTATCCCAACTTTCCGGTTTCAAAATCGACATCAAAACTGTATCCCAATACAACCAGGAACTGGCTTCGCCGGAAGCTCGTGAAAAACTGGATCGACTCTTCAATGCCCAACAAGAAGCAATGGAAGAATCGGATGACCAATATAATGAGGGTGGGGACGAGGAAGAAGAAGATTCTGGATTCACTCCGCTTTCTGAAGTTCCTGGTCTTACCCCAAGGATCGTTGGTCTTCTCGAAGCCGGCGGGATCAAAAACGTGGAAACCCTTCTCGAGTTCAGCCAAGAGGAACTTTCGAAAATTTCCGGAATCGGGAAAACGACTGCAGAACAAATATTACGTCTGCTTCGTGAATCTATCGAATGGGTAGAAGAGGGTTAA
- the rimP gene encoding ribosome maturation factor RimP: MVYTEENIRELILRVLAPPLALFSLQVQNRKNHALIEIELDHLTDKTGSASLEDCENVSRRLKEELDLWGEEFDFTLQVSSAGAERVLRLPEDLSRFQGLLVKLEVPLEAGKWDKRLYRLGPVSGDSVELTLYDRKTRHKKNQKSVSMPIAEIRKGNLYLEI, from the coding sequence TTGGTATATACCGAGGAAAACATCAGAGAACTTATTTTACGCGTTCTCGCTCCACCTCTAGCGCTTTTTTCGCTCCAAGTACAGAATCGGAAAAACCACGCCCTCATTGAGATTGAACTTGATCATCTCACAGACAAAACTGGCTCCGCTAGTTTGGAAGACTGTGAAAATGTTTCTAGGAGACTCAAAGAGGAGCTGGATTTATGGGGAGAGGAATTTGATTTCACTCTCCAAGTCTCCTCCGCGGGAGCAGAACGTGTTTTGCGTCTGCCGGAGGATTTAAGTCGTTTCCAAGGACTTTTAGTCAAACTAGAAGTACCGCTGGAAGCAGGAAAATGGGACAAACGATTGTATCGTTTGGGACCGGTTTCGGGGGATTCAGTTGAGCTTACGCTTTACGATCGTAAAACTCGACACAAAAAGAACCAAAAATCGGTATCTATGCCCATCGCAGAAATACGAAAGGGAAATTTGTATTTAGAAATTTAA
- a CDS encoding LIC_12708 family protein, with protein MRTLYLFLTLLLSLSCLRFRVENLKEEILFRIPLGQTNETFEGVVVNQVLTNVPLTIPNSSNISAMADNKQAVIKLFDRNGRLDATLGNPDFKSISGIPHYPFRFGGIGIVAMNEDGDLIVQNRISTKGMELPPGQENLYKTYSGAFSTQGATVLPSFLVQISQKGVVKFMLGASGKNSEPFRYIEFILPGEGEKLFVYHRIAEEMRLSYFEEGELKGNLKESGLDVFASNDAKEYDITLDKLLPHPEGEYVLGSFSYYSKKDKRFKFRRIFRFVFNSKQSEFLKEIQDPSEILFSIRNNGEFYIWETEDGGNSARLQVHDKEGNHINNKRIPFSSPRGQWRETYTDAFDNIYSVRIRAGALEVYRWI; from the coding sequence ATGCGAACCCTTTATCTTTTCCTCACCCTACTTCTTTCCCTTTCCTGCCTTCGTTTCCGAGTGGAGAATCTGAAAGAAGAAATCCTCTTTCGCATACCCTTAGGACAAACCAACGAAACCTTTGAAGGTGTGGTGGTGAACCAAGTACTCACCAATGTCCCACTGACCATTCCCAACTCTTCCAATATTAGCGCGATGGCGGACAATAAACAAGCCGTAATCAAACTTTTTGACAGAAATGGAAGGCTAGATGCCACTCTCGGCAACCCCGATTTCAAATCTATCTCCGGAATTCCCCACTACCCGTTTCGCTTTGGGGGGATTGGGATTGTTGCTATGAACGAGGATGGTGACCTCATTGTTCAAAATCGAATTTCGACAAAGGGAATGGAACTTCCCCCCGGCCAAGAAAACTTATACAAAACCTATAGTGGTGCTTTTTCCACCCAAGGGGCAACAGTTCTCCCCTCTTTTCTTGTTCAAATCTCCCAAAAAGGAGTCGTGAAATTTATGTTAGGGGCATCGGGAAAAAATTCCGAACCCTTTCGTTACATTGAATTCATCCTTCCTGGAGAAGGCGAAAAGTTATTTGTCTACCACCGAATTGCAGAAGAAATGCGCCTTTCTTATTTTGAAGAAGGAGAACTTAAAGGGAATTTGAAAGAGTCAGGGCTCGATGTATTTGCTAGTAATGACGCCAAAGAATACGATATCACTCTGGATAAACTCCTTCCTCATCCAGAAGGAGAGTATGTACTCGGGTCTTTTAGTTACTATTCGAAAAAGGACAAACGTTTTAAATTCCGTAGGATCTTTCGTTTTGTTTTTAATTCTAAACAATCTGAGTTTTTAAAAGAAATCCAGGATCCATCGGAGATATTATTTTCCATTCGTAACAACGGAGAGTTTTATATTTGGGAAACGGAAGACGGTGGTAACTCCGCAAGACTGCAAGTCCATGACAAAGAAGGAAACCATATCAATAACAAAAGGATTCCTTTTTCTAGTCCCAGAGGACAATGGAGAGAAACTTATACGGATGCCTTTGATAATATTTATTCCGTTCGGATTCGTGCAGGTGCCCTCGAAGTGTATCGTTGGATCTAA